The genomic interval CCTATAAATACCTTGACATCAATTCCGTTTTCAACCGATTTTTCTACTAACTTTTTTGCTTGTTTCCCATCAGGTTGGTCACCCGTAGTAACTACTGCAGAGGTTATTATACGTTCAGGTACCATCGCAATATGGGTCTTATATCCAAAAAAGGATGTATCAGCACTTTTATGTCCTACTTTCGCATCTTTTTCAACTGTTGACTTTAGTTTTTCAATATCATCATTTATGATTTCTTCTAGTAAATGTGTTTTATGTCTTACATCTTCTTTAATATATAATTTCGCATCTTTTTTTACCAACTCCACTAACTTGTTACAGTATTTAATATGATCATATATATCGTTAGTAGTTGGCTTCTCTGGCATTTTATCTTTATATGTTCCATTTTGTTTGTATACAGTCTTTCGTAATTGTTTTGACTGCTCCGTTAATATTTCAATTGGTGATTTAGGATTGTATATACTACTTGTATGTGTGGAATCAACAATAACCTGATTAGATTTGATAACCCCATGTTCTAGGGCTATTTCAACTGTCTTTTGAATTAATTTATCTAACAACGATGAATCCTTTAGTCGTAATCTTCTAAATTTTGTTAAACTAGTTGGGTGAACGATTTTATCCTCAGGAGCAACATCTAAAAAGTATTTATATGACATATCAAATGTAGCTCGTTCAATTAAGTCACGATCTGACATAGGATACATGACTTTTAGTAACAGTAATTTAAACATCATAATAGGGCACTTAGCAGTAGCGCCAAATGCCTCAGTATACATATCTTTTAATTCATCATATATAAAATTAAAATCAACTAGATCATTAAATTTTCTTAAGAAATGATCCTTCGGTATTAATATGTCATAAAGTTCACTGTATGGACTTAGTACTAGTTCTTTTTTAGGTAGCATATATTCATCAATTTTCTACAATTTTTCTATCTCTATTATACCATTTTTATCATATTAACTGAATAATGAGTATAAAAAAAGGAAGAGTTAATCTTCCTTTTATTAAGACTACATATAGAGACTTTTTCAGCAGTCTCAATCATGATTCCCTTCAAATTCTC from Mycoplasmatota bacterium carries:
- a CDS encoding IS1182 family transposase — protein: MLPKKELVLSPYSELYDILIPKDHFLRKFNDLVDFNFIYDELKDMYTEAFGATAKCPIMMFKLLLLKVMYPMSDRDLIERATFDMSYKYFLDVAPEDKIVHPTSLTKFRRLRLKDSSLLDKLIQKTVEIALEHGVIKSNQVIVDSTHTSSIYNPKSPIEILTEQSKQLRKTVYKQNGTYKDKMPEKPTTNDIYDHIKYCNKLVELVKKDAKLYIKEDVRHKTHLLEEIINDDIEKLKSTVEKDAKVGHKSADTSFFGYKTHIAMVPERIITSAVVTTGDQPDGKQAKKLVEKSVENGIDVKVFIGDGAYSEKEMIEYAKEKKFSLVSKLSKTVSEGNKRTSGIFHYNKDAQRFVCTAGHMAIKTALHGKKKHAKDGTVLRETHFFDVEKCKICEFKDGCYKLGAASKSYTVTLKKDQVHEEHQRYQETDEFKELAKSRYMIEAKNAELKNRHGFDKSHSHDLLGMEIQTATTFFVVNMKRMINLIG